A genomic window from Macaca mulatta isolate MMU2019108-1 chromosome 19, T2T-MMU8v2.0, whole genome shotgun sequence includes:
- the AZU1 gene encoding azurocidin isoform X2, whose product MTRLTVLALLAGLLVSSRAGSSPLADIVGGRKARPRQFPFLASIQNQGRHFCGGALIHPRFVMSAASCFRNQNPGTVTVVLGAYDLRRRERRSRQMFSISSMSENRYDPQQNLNDLVLLQLDREANITSSVAILALPLQNATVEAGTRCQVAGWGTRRSGGHLSRFPRFVNVTVTPEDQCRPNNVCTGVLARRAGICNGDGGTPLICDGLGHGVASFSMGPCGRGPDFFTRVSVFRDWIDGVLNGGPVPA is encoded by the exons ATGACCCGGCTGACGGTCCTGGCCCTGCTGGCTGGTCTTCTGGTGTCCTCGAGGGCCG GCTCCAGCCCCCTCGCGGACATCGTGGGTGGCCGGAAGGCGAGACCCCGCCAGTTCCCGTTCCTGGCCTCCATCCAGAATCAAGGAAGGCACTTCTGCGGGGGTGCCCTGATCCATCCCCGCTTCGTGATGAGCGCGGCCAGCTGCTTCCGAAACCA GAACCCCGGGACTGTCACCGTGGTGCTGGGCGCCTATGACCTGAGGCGGCGGGAGAGGCGGTCCCGCCAGATGTTTTCCATCAGCAGCATGAGTGAGAACCGCTATGACCCCCAGCAGAACCTGAACGACCTGGTGCTGCTTCAG CTGGACCGCGAGGCCAACATCACCAGCAGCGTGGCAATACTGGCACTGCCCCTGCAGAACGCCACGGTGGAAGCCGGCACCAGATGCCAGGTGGCCGGCTGGGGGACCCGGCGTAGTGGGGGGCATCTCTCTCGTTTTCCCAGGTTCGTCAACGTGACCGTGACGCCCGAGGACCAGTGTCGTCCCAATAACGTGTGCACCGGTGTGCTCGCCCGCCGGGCCGGCATCTGCAAT GGAGACGGGGGCACCCCCCTCATCTGCGACGGCCTGGGGCACGGCGTGGCCTCCTTCTCCATGGGGCCCTGTGGCCGAGGCCCCGACTTCTTCACCCGAGTGTCGGTTTTCCGAGACTGGATCGATGGTGTTCTCAACGGGGGACCAGTGCCAGCCTAG
- the AZU1 gene encoding azurocidin isoform X1, translated as MTRLTVLALLAGLLVSSRAGECLCVPGGPQSVLGARLPGQSSDSRHREGSSPLADIVGGRKARPRQFPFLASIQNQGRHFCGGALIHPRFVMSAASCFRNQNPGTVTVVLGAYDLRRRERRSRQMFSISSMSENRYDPQQNLNDLVLLQLDREANITSSVAILALPLQNATVEAGTRCQVAGWGTRRSGGHLSRFPRFVNVTVTPEDQCRPNNVCTGVLARRAGICNGDGGTPLICDGLGHGVASFSMGPCGRGPDFFTRVSVFRDWIDGVLNGGPVPA; from the exons ATGACCCGGCTGACGGTCCTGGCCCTGCTGGCTGGTCTTCTGGTGTCCTCGAGGGCCGGTGAGTGCCTGTGTGTGCCAGGTGGTCCCCAGTCTGTGCTGGGGGCCCGGCTGCCGGGGCAGAGCTCAGACTCAAGGCACAGAGAAG GCTCCAGCCCCCTCGCGGACATCGTGGGTGGCCGGAAGGCGAGACCCCGCCAGTTCCCGTTCCTGGCCTCCATCCAGAATCAAGGAAGGCACTTCTGCGGGGGTGCCCTGATCCATCCCCGCTTCGTGATGAGCGCGGCCAGCTGCTTCCGAAACCA GAACCCCGGGACTGTCACCGTGGTGCTGGGCGCCTATGACCTGAGGCGGCGGGAGAGGCGGTCCCGCCAGATGTTTTCCATCAGCAGCATGAGTGAGAACCGCTATGACCCCCAGCAGAACCTGAACGACCTGGTGCTGCTTCAG CTGGACCGCGAGGCCAACATCACCAGCAGCGTGGCAATACTGGCACTGCCCCTGCAGAACGCCACGGTGGAAGCCGGCACCAGATGCCAGGTGGCCGGCTGGGGGACCCGGCGTAGTGGGGGGCATCTCTCTCGTTTTCCCAGGTTCGTCAACGTGACCGTGACGCCCGAGGACCAGTGTCGTCCCAATAACGTGTGCACCGGTGTGCTCGCCCGCCGGGCCGGCATCTGCAAT GGAGACGGGGGCACCCCCCTCATCTGCGACGGCCTGGGGCACGGCGTGGCCTCCTTCTCCATGGGGCCCTGTGGCCGAGGCCCCGACTTCTTCACCCGAGTGTCGGTTTTCCGAGACTGGATCGATGGTGTTCTCAACGGGGGACCAGTGCCAGCCTAG